One part of the Rhizobium indicum genome encodes these proteins:
- a CDS encoding ParB/RepB/Spo0J family partition protein → MAQAIQKITLSTARDIPFNKLTLSQENVRKIKAGVSIEDLAEDIAHRGLLTSLNVRPELDGDGNETGVYRIPAGGRRYRALERLVAQKRLAKTAGVPCIVSNGETLEVEDSLAENVQRVSLHPLDQFRAFQTLREQGLGEEEIAARFFVSVATVKQRLRLASVSPRLLDFYAEDEMTLEQIIAFSISNDHVRQEQVWDTVSRSQSREPYYIRRLLTETAIRASDRRAVYVGIEAYEAAGGVTMRDLFDQDQGGWLQDPALLEQLVMEKLKADAEAIQVSEGWQWVEAAFDFSYGHTSGLRRFYGEQAEMTEDELARYDATRAKYDKLDAEYAEADEYSEATEQKLEELGSELDRLNDRPYVFDPQEVARGGVFVSLGAGGELKIERGFVRPEDEPKDETDPSADAGDDGADHGGDLSATQAAGGEDTQPDDEDETIKPLPDRLVLDLTAARTVALRNALANDPVIAFIAVLHAFVLKTFYVYGSDSCLEVTLQSARFSQTPGLGETVWAKEIDQRQEGWGQDLPKDPNDLWDFLMKLDEVSRQALFAHCASLSVNAVIEPWNKGTRAITHAEQLSRSIGFEMVEAGWTPTADNYLGRVTKAHILQAVREAKGDQAAELIGHLKKTDMAREAERLMTGCGWLPEPLRMTNGEGIIDSDAVGDDAVEPDQAETMEIQDLPAFLVEEPETSSDDTGDTESGLDGDHLAAAE, encoded by the coding sequence ATGGCACAAGCCATCCAGAAAATCACCCTTAGTACAGCCCGCGACATACCCTTCAACAAGCTTACGTTGAGCCAAGAGAACGTCCGAAAGATCAAAGCAGGCGTGTCGATCGAGGATCTCGCCGAAGACATCGCCCACCGGGGTCTGCTGACCAGCCTCAACGTCCGTCCCGAACTCGATGGCGATGGCAACGAGACCGGCGTCTACCGCATCCCGGCTGGCGGGCGCCGTTATCGCGCCCTCGAGCGCCTCGTCGCGCAGAAGCGGTTGGCCAAGACCGCCGGTGTTCCCTGCATCGTCAGCAACGGCGAAACCCTCGAAGTCGAGGACTCGCTCGCCGAAAACGTCCAGCGCGTCAGCCTGCACCCGCTCGATCAGTTCCGCGCTTTCCAGACCTTGCGGGAGCAGGGGCTTGGCGAGGAGGAGATCGCCGCGCGCTTCTTCGTCTCGGTCGCGACCGTCAAGCAGCGCTTGCGGCTGGCCTCCGTCTCCCCACGGCTTCTCGACTTCTATGCCGAGGACGAGATGACGCTCGAACAGATCATCGCCTTCTCGATCTCCAACGACCACGTTCGCCAGGAGCAGGTCTGGGATACGGTCTCCCGTTCGCAAAGTCGCGAGCCCTATTACATCCGCCGGCTGCTGACCGAAACCGCAATCCGTGCTAGCGACCGCCGCGCCGTCTATGTCGGCATCGAAGCCTACGAGGCCGCAGGCGGTGTGACCATGCGCGATCTGTTCGACCAGGATCAGGGTGGCTGGCTGCAGGATCCGGCGTTGCTTGAGCAGCTCGTGATGGAAAAACTCAAGGCTGACGCCGAGGCGATCCAGGTGAGCGAAGGCTGGCAGTGGGTCGAAGCCGCCTTCGATTTCTCCTACGGCCACACATCCGGCCTGCGCCGCTTCTACGGCGAGCAGGCCGAAATGACTGAAGACGAACTGGCCCGCTATGACGCCACCCGCGCCAAATACGACAAGCTCGACGCAGAGTATGCGGAGGCAGATGAGTACTCGGAAGCGACCGAACAGAAGCTGGAGGAACTCGGCAGCGAGCTCGACCGGCTCAACGACCGTCCGTACGTTTTCGATCCGCAGGAGGTCGCCCGCGGCGGTGTCTTCGTGTCGCTCGGCGCCGGTGGCGAGCTCAAGATCGAGCGAGGCTTCGTGCGGCCGGAGGACGAACCGAAGGATGAGACCGATCCCTCGGCTGATGCCGGCGACGATGGTGCCGATCATGGCGGTGATCTTTCGGCAACCCAGGCGGCCGGCGGCGAGGACACCCAACCGGACGACGAGGACGAGACGATCAAGCCGCTTCCCGACCGGCTGGTTCTCGATCTGACTGCGGCGCGCACTGTGGCGCTGCGCAACGCGTTGGCGAACGATCCTGTCATCGCCTTCATCGCGGTCCTGCATGCCTTTGTCCTGAAGACCTTCTACGTCTACGGGTCGGACTCGTGCCTGGAGGTGACACTGCAAAGCGCTCGCTTCAGCCAGACGCCCGGCCTCGGCGAAACGGTCTGGGCGAAGGAGATCGATCAAAGGCAGGAAGGCTGGGGCCAGGATTTGCCCAAGGACCCGAACGATCTCTGGGATTTCCTGATGAAGCTCGATGAGGTCAGCCGGCAGGCCCTGTTTGCGCATTGCGCCTCGCTTTCGGTCAACGCGGTGATCGAACCCTGGAACAAGGGGACCCGGGCGATCACTCATGCCGAGCAGCTGTCCCGCTCGATCGGTTTCGAGATGGTGGAAGCCGGCTGGACGCCGACCGCCGACAACTATCTCGGCCGCGTCACCAAGGCGCACATCCTGCAGGCGGTTCGCGAGGCAAAGGGGGACCAGGCAGCGGAGCTGATCGGCCATCTCAAGAAAACCGACATGGCCCGTGAGGCGGAACGGCTGATGACAGGCTGCGGCTGGCTGCCGGAACCGCTTCGCATGACGAACGGCGAAGGCATCATCGATAGCGACGCTGTCGGAGATGACGCCGTCGAGCCCGATCAGGCTGAGACTATGGAAATTCAGGACCTGCCGGCCTTCCTGGTCGAAGAGCCGGAAACATCGAGCGATGACACGGGCGATACGGAAAGTGGGCTCGACGGCGATCATCTCGCCGCCGCTGAATAG